The genomic stretch GCCGGTGAGGTGAAGCTGGCCGTCGAGGGCCCGGTCACCGCGGGCGCGGTGCTCGACGCGCTCGAGGCGACCTATCCGATGCTGCGCGGGACGATTCGCGACCACGTCACCGGCAAGCGCCGGCCGTTCGTGCGATTCTTCGCCTGCGAGCAGGACGTCTCCCACGATCCGCCCGATGCGCCGCTGCCCCAGGCGGTCGCGACGGGCGCCGAGCCGTTCATGGTGGTGGGCGCGATGGCCGGCGGCTAGCAGCTCGCTGTGCCGAAACACGCGCGGGGTCACGGATCGCTCCGTAACCCCGCGTCAAGAATTGGTGGAGCTGAGGGGGCTCGAACCCCTGACCCCAAGACTGCCAGCCTTGTGCTCTCCCAACTGAGCTACAGCCCCACCGCGCGTTTCAGCTTATCGACACGTCACACTTTTGTCAAGGTTGACGTGTACTTGCGTCGTGCTAGCCGCTGGCCGCCTGCTTCGCGGCGCTCAGCGCGGCGTCGTAGTTGGGCTCGGTAGTGATCTCCTTGACGTACTCGACGTGCTTGACCTTGCCGTCCTTGCCCACCACGAACACAGCGCGCGCGGTGAGCCCGGCCAGCGGCCCGTCCTTCACGAGGACGCCGTAGCTCTGGGCGAAGGAACGGTCGCGGAAGTCCGAGAGCGTCTTCACCGACGTGGCCCCCGCCGCGCCGCACCAGCGCTTCTGGGCGAACGGCAAATCCATGCTGACCGTCCACACTTCCACGTTAGCCCCCAGCTGGCCCGCTTCCTGATTGAAGCGGCGGGTCTCGGTGTCGCAGACCGGCGTGTCGAGCGACGGGACCGCGGTGAGCACGATCACCTTGCCCTTGGCCTGGCTGAGCTTCACCGACTGCAGACTGTTATCGACCGCGGTGAAGTCGGGCGCGTCGGCGCCGGGCTTGATCTCGGGACCGCTCAGCGTGATCGGATTGCCCTTGAAGTTGACCGCACCTGCTCTATCCGCCATGACACACCTCCGGGGTAGGTTACGAGGAAAGCCAGTTGACGAACTACCCACGCCAGCCTACACCAAGCGCCGCTGCGGGGACAGCGTCCGCAAGACGAGACATCGGGCATCTTGCCGACTTCTGTCGCGGCTGCCGACACGCTAGAATGAGGTCCCGGATTGCCGGAGTGGCGAAATTGGCAAACGCGCCGCACTCAAAATGCGGTGTCCGCAAGGGCCTGCGGGTTCGAGTCCCGCCTCCGGCACCACCTCTTCTCTGGCGCGCCGAGGGGCGCAGACCAAGGTGAGCGAGCCATGACGAGAGCGCACGCGTGACGCCGCCGCTGCAGGGGCGCGTCGCGGTGGTCACCGGCGGCTCGCGCGGCATCGGACGCGGCATCGCCCTGCGGCTGGCGCGCGACGGTGCCGACTGCGCGATCACGTATCGCCGCAACGAGGCGGCCGCCGCCGACGCGGTCTCGGCGATCGCAGCGCTCGGCCGCCGCGCGCACGCCGAACGGCTCGATCTCGCCGAGTCGGATCAGGTCGGGCCGGCGTTCGAGCGGATCGCGGAGGCCTTCGGACGCGTGGACATCCTGGTCGCGAACGCGGCGGCCACCGCCTTCCGGCCGCTGCTCGACCAGAAG from Candidatus Methylomirabilota bacterium encodes the following:
- a CDS encoding MoaD/ThiS family protein, yielding AGEVKLAVEGPVTAGAVLDALEATYPMLRGTIRDHVTGKRRPFVRFFACEQDVSHDPPDAPLPQAVATGAEPFMVVGAMAGG
- the tpx gene encoding thiol peroxidase, which translates into the protein MADRAGAVNFKGNPITLSGPEIKPGADAPDFTAVDNSLQSVKLSQAKGKVIVLTAVPSLDTPVCDTETRRFNQEAGQLGANVEVWTVSMDLPFAQKRWCGAAGATSVKTLSDFRDRSFAQSYGVLVKDGPLAGLTARAVFVVGKDGKVKHVEYVKEITTEPNYDAALSAAKQAASG